One part of the Aspergillus luchuensis IFO 4308 DNA, chromosome 5, nearly complete sequence genome encodes these proteins:
- a CDS encoding thiolase family protein (COG:I;~EggNog:ENOG410PG5V;~InterPro:IPR016039,IPR020610,IPR020617,IPR020616, IPR020615,IPR002155;~PFAM:PF00108,PF02803;~go_function: GO:0016746 - transferase activity, transferring acyl groups [Evidence IEA];~go_function: GO:0016747 - transferase activity, transferring acyl groups other than amino-acyl groups [Evidence IEA]), producing MLASRLTPRTIPARQWRRHFSAARPAFKEIQDAYILSAARTPTAKFNGSFVSVPAPQLGAVAIKSAVSKSNLPVEKITDVYMGNVLQGSVGQAPARQASIFAGLAPTVEALTVNKVCASGLKAVALAAQNIQLGLAEAQVAGGMENMSRVPYYMARSSQLPPFGEIKLEDGLIKDGLWDVYNQIHMGICAEQTAKKYEVSREEQDDYAIQSYERAQKAWAEGLFSEEIAPVTVKGKKGDTVVERDEGFENLKADKLRGLKPAFLRDGTGTVTAGNASTMNDGASAVVVASRELAREFGTGNRALARIVSTSDAAIDPVDFPVAPAKAVPIALERAGISKDQVAVWEFNEAFAAVIKANEKILGLQNARVNPLGGAISLGHALGSSGSRILVTLLHQLQPGEYGVAAICNGGGAASAMVVQKLDRVD from the exons ATGCTTGCCTCCCGTCTAACCCCGCGAACCATCCCCGCACGCCAATGGCGTCGACACTTCAGCGCCGCCCGGCCGGCTTTCAAGGAGATCCAAGATGCCTACATTCTCAGTGCGGCGCGCACTCCAACCGCCAAG TTCAACGGCTCCTTCGTCTCTGTTCCGGCTCCCCAACTCGGCGCCGTAGCCATCAAATCCGCAGTTAGCAAATCGAACCTCCCTGTCGAGAAGATCACAGACGTGTACATGGGCAATGTTCTTCAAGGCTCCGTGGGCCAAGCACCCGCGCGTCAAGCCTCCATCTTCGCCGGCCTCGCCCCCACCGTTGAAGCCCTGACCGTGAACAAAGTATGCGCGTCAGGCCTGAAGGCCGTCGCTCTAGCGGCCCAGAACATCCAGCTCGGACTAGCCGAGGCACAGGTTGCTGGTGGTATGGAGAACATGTCGCGTGTGCCGTACTACATGGCTCGGTCTAGTCAGCTGCCTCCTTTCGGGGAGATTAAGCTTGAAGATGGCCTAATCAAGGACGGGCTGTGGGATGTGTACAACCAAATTCATATGGGAATCTGCGCGGAGCAGACGGCAAAGAAGTATGAGGTGTCACGGGAAGAGCAGGACGATTATGCCATTCAGTCGTACGAGCGGGCACAGAAGGCGTGGGCGGAGGGATTGTTTAGCGAGGAGATTGCTCCAGTGACGgtgaagggcaagaagggggATACGGTAGTGGAGAGGGACGAGGGCTTTGAGAACCTCAAGGCAGATAAGCTGCGCGGATTGAAGCCTGCGTTCTTGCGTGACGGCACTGGCACCGTCACGGCGGGTAACGCGTCCACGATGAATGATGGCGCATccgccgtggtggtggctagCCGTGAGTTGGCGAGGGAGTTTGGCACGGGCAATCGTGCTCTGGCAAGGATTGTTTCTACTTCTGATGCCGCTATTGACCCTGTCGATTTCCCTGTGGCCCCGGCCAAGGCGGTGCCTATTGCGCTGGAGCGCGCGGGCATCAGCAAGGACCAGGTGGCGGTTTGGGAGTTCAACGAGGCATTTGCGGCGGTGATCAAGGCCAACGAGAAG ATTCTGGGACTGCAAAACGCGCGAGTCAACCCGCTGGGTGGAGCCATCTCGCTGGGTCATGCGCTGGGCAGCTCGGGCTCGCGCATCCTGGTGACGCTGCTGCACCAGCTACAGCCAGGCGAGTACGGCGTGGCAGCCATCTGCAATGGCGGCGGAGCAGCTAGCGCGATGGTCGTGCAGAAGCTGGACCGGGTGGATTAA
- a CDS encoding NAD-dependent succinate-semialdehyde dehydrogenase (COG:C;~EggNog:ENOG410PH7W;~InterPro:IPR015590,IPR016161,IPR016162,IPR016163;~PFAM:PF00171;~go_function: GO:0016491 - oxidoreductase activity [Evidence IEA];~go_function: GO:0016620 - oxidoreductase activity, acting on the aldehyde or oxo group of donors, NAD or NADP as acceptor [Evidence IEA];~go_process: GO:0055114 - oxidation-reduction process [Evidence IEA]) — MAPYELPFQLSDPSILHFDAFVNNTWIKSQSNQHFEVIDPGTSHPWAQIPTCTTLDVPDAVTSAHTAFLTFRHTTARYRSELLTAWDTLIRAHKTDLAKIITYETGKPLAEALGEIDYATSFTRWFSGEAERVSGTISSSAVPGRRIMTIKQPIGVAAALVPWNFPVAMVLRKVAAAIAAGCTMIVKPSPESPVSALAIAGLAMQAGFPAGVVNVLTTDMENTPSLSEALCRHELVKKVTFTGSTRVGKLIAGICADGLKKVTLELGGNCPFIVFEDADLEAAVAALMNLKWRHAGQACITANRVYVQRGVYERFAGLLRERTEKLVVGHGMEDGVGMGPLTTERGVGKAEMQIEDARRLGAEVILGGGRVEGKKGYFFQPTILTGMTKEMLVSREETFAPVAALYAFDTEDEAVQWANDTSMGLASYAFTKDADRLWRLFEKLEAGMVGLNTGSMSAAEAPFGGMKESGYGKESGKDVAVDEYLVTKTGTLTVQGHY; from the exons ATGGCCCCATACGAACTTCCATTCCAA CTCTCCgacccctccatcctccacttcgATGCCTTCGTCAACAACACCTGGATCAAATCCCAAAGCAACCAGCACTTTGAAGTCATCG ACCCCGGCACCTCCCACCCCTGGGCCCAAATCCCCACCTGCACAACCCTCGACGTCCCCGACGCCGTAACCTCCGCGCACACAGCATTCCTCACCTTCCGCCACACCACCGCGCGCTATCGCTCCGAGCTCCTCACAGCCTGGGACACCCTCATCCGGGCGCACAAAACCGACCTAGCCAAAATCATCACCTACGAGACAGGCAAACCGCTCGCCGAAGCGCTCGGTGAGATCGACTACGCAACCTCCTTCACACGATGGTTCTCCGGCGAAGCCGAGCGAGTCTCCGGCACgatcagctcctccgccgttCCGGGCCGTCGCATCATGACGATCAAGCAGCCCATCGGCGTCGCGGCCGCGCTAGTACCGTGGAACTTCCCGGTGGCGATGGTGCTGAGGAAAGTCGCGGCGGCGATAGCGGCGGGGTGTACGATGATAGTGAAGCCGTCTCCGGAGAGTCCTGTGTCTGCGTTGGCTATTGCGGGGTTAGCTATGCAGGCGGGGTTCCCGGCCGGGGTGGTGAATGTGTTGACGACGGATATGGAGAATACGCCTTCGTTAAGTGAGGCGTTGTGTCGACATGagttggtgaagaaggtgacGTTTACGGGGTCGACGAGGGTGGGGAAGTTGATTGCGGGGATTTGTGCGGATgggttgaagaaggtgaCGTTGGAGTTGGGAGGGAATTGTCCGTTTATTGTGTTTGAGGATGCGGATTTGGAGGCCGCTGTCGCGGCGTTGATGAATCTGAAGTGGAGGCATGCCGGTCAGGCGTGTATTACGGCGAATCGGGTGTATGTGCAACGGGGGGTCTATGAGAGGTTTGCcgggttgttgagggagaggaCGGAGAAGTTGGTTGTCGGGCATGGGATGGAGGACGGGGTGGGCATGGGGCCGTTGACgacggagaggggggtggggaagGCGGAGATGCAGATTGAGGATGCGAGGAGGTTGGGCGCTGAGGTTAttttgggtggtgggagggtcgaggggaagaaggggtaTTTCTTCCAGCCGACGATTCTGACGGGGATGACGAAGGAGATGTTGGTTAGTCGGGAAGAGACGTTTGCGCCGGTGGCGGCATTGTATGCGTTTGATACGGAGGACGAGGCCGTGCAGTGGGCAAATGATACTAGTATGGGGCTGGCGAGTTATGCGTTTACGAAAGATGCGGATCGCTTGTGGAGGTTGTTTGAAAAGCTGGAGGCCGGTATGGTGGGCTTGAATACGGGGAGTATGTCGGCTGCGGAGGCGCCGTTTGGGGGCATGAAGGAGAGTGGGTATGGCAAGGAGAGTGGGAAGGATGTGGCTGTGGATGAGTATTTGGTGACCAAGACGGGGACGTTGACAGTGCAGGGGCATTATTAG
- a CDS encoding putative alpha/beta hydrolase (COG:S;~EggNog:ENOG410PI5E;~InterPro:IPR003497,IPR000073,IPR029058,IPR011008;~MEROPS:MER0033259;~PFAM:PF12146,PF00561,PF12697) — MTTPGLLWVTMNPRPSLPAAQFHDWYNTEHGPLRLRLPFCTNGFRYRATDGEEPEWVALYDITDMVELTRETYLALRGDTIKTPREKATMAQIDVDRRLYDTVVEQKAADYKPLELTPDTEAAGSALVAVSISLSSADAAKEDEFTRWYREEHIPMLSRVPGWRSSRLFVTSTIDPKAPREYLAVHEYAAQNGLGGPEYKAATDTPWRTRIMTDVVAKARRRTYQWAYTFGPAPRELSSLTSPDVIGPWSSIDGKTRTLPSPTRPAVESFVTTPDGVELPYRLEGSTDPHSPVIVLSNSILVDYTIWDDFVDQFLSDPRNQNFRIVRYCTRGRQQECGEKPVNIDLLASDIIALLDALRVPKATLIGVSLGGVTVLNTSLLYPERVERFISCDTNSSSPETNRKAWNERVELAASEGAVSSTTQQAIVGEKLAEITVRRWFTAESYETQPHLPAKAKELVRTNSLPGFRQSVQALCAYDVRDRMAQAQVPGLFVAGESDGVLPKTMQQMVADLKSKSELKLVPKAGHLPMLENATAFTQVVNEYLH; from the coding sequence ATGACGACCCCCGGCCTTCTCTGGGTGACGATGAACCCtcgtccctccctccctgcGGCCCAATTCCACGACTGGTATAATACCGAACACGGTCCTCTGCGCCTGCGTCTGCCCTTCTGCACCAATGGCTTCCGCTATCGCGCAACCGACGGCGAGGAGCCCGAGTGGGTGGCACTCTACGACATTACTGATATGGTTGAGTTGACGCGCGAGACCTACCTCGCCCTCCGCGGCGACACCATTAAGACCCCCCGGGAAAAGGCGACCATGGCCCAGATTGACGTCGATCGCCGGCTCTACGATACCGTTGTCGAGCAAAAGGCGGCTGATTACAAACCCCTCGAACTCACCCCCGACACCGAGGCTGCCGGCTCTGCCCTCGTCGCCGTCtctatctccctctcctccgccgacgCCGCTAAGGAGGACGAGTTCACCCGCTGGTACCGCGAAGAGCACATCCCCATGCTGTCCCGCGTGCCCGGCTGGCGCTCCTCCCGCCTCTTCGTCACCTCCACCATCGACCCCAAAGCCCCGCGCGAATACCTCGCCGTGCACGAGTACGCTGCCCAGAATGGTCTGGGCGGTCCCGAATACAAGGCCGCCACCGACACTCCCTGGCGCACCCGCATCATGACCGACGTCGTGGCTAAAGCCCGCCGTCGCACCTACCAGTGGGCCTACACCTTCGGACCCGCTCCCCGCGAGCTGTCCTCCCTAACCTCCCCGGATGTCATCGGTCCCTGGTCGTCCATTGACGGCAAAACCCGCACCTTGCCCTCTCCCACCCGCCCGGCCGTCGAGTCCTTCGTCACCACCCCCGACGGCGTCGAGCTCCCTTACCGCCTGGAGGGTAGCACCGATCCCCACAGCCCGGTCATCGTGCTCAGCAACTCCATCCTGGTGGACTACACCATCTGGGACGACTTTGTCGACCAGTTCCTCTCCGACCCTCGCAACCAAAACTTCCGCATTGTCCGGTACTGCACCCGTGGCCGGCAGCAAGAATGCGGCGAGAAGCCCGTCAACATCGATCTACTGGCCTCGGATATCATCGCGCTGCTGGATGCTCTGCGCGTTCCCAAGGCCACCCTTATCGGTGTCAGTCTGGGTGGTGTGACCGTGTTGAACACCTCCCTGCTGTACCCGGAGCGCGTGGAGCGCTTCATCTCCTGCGACACCAACAGCTCCAGCCCCGAGACGAACCGTAAGGCCTGGAACGAGCGTGTCGAGCTGGCAGCCAGCGAGGGCGCCGTGTCGTCTACCACGCAACAGGCGATTGTCGGCGAGAAGCTGGCCGAAATTACCGTGCGGCGCTGGTTTACAGCTGAGTCGTACGAGACACAGCCCCATCTCCCCGCTAAGGCGAAGGAATTGGTGCGGACGAACAGTCTGCCCGGCTTCAGACAGAGCGTGCAGGCCCTGTGTGCGTATGATGTGCGGGACCGGATGGCACAGGCACAGGTACCAGGCCTGTTTGTGGCCGGCGAGAGTGACGGTGTGCTGCCCAAGACGATGCAGCAGATGGTGGCAGACCTGAAGAGCAAGTCCGAGTTGAAGTTGGTGCCGAAGGCGGGTCATCTGCCGATGTTGGAGAATGCGACGGCATTTACGCAAGTGGTGAATGAGTACCTGCACTAG
- a CDS encoding CCDC90 family protein (COG:S;~EggNog:ENOG410PINJ;~InterPro:IPR024461;~PFAM:PF07798;~TransMembrane:1 (o286-307i)), which produces MAPQKSVAEVPRSLIPRLTWNGSSTRTTFTSPQTTALPAKRQQKQYIVRSWISAGRQVHTSTSPSTASSTFPATARDLGTSIARRFPSTTKPAGQPAAPLGNPIRHNGVYVAAFNPARRAFHASAPRQRDHHFDTLKFVQRLKDEGFSEEQAVAMMRVLNDVIQESIQNLTRTMVLREDTERSAYTQKVDFAKLRSELLNADSTEAQLTRSSHEKIAADLAKLNSRLRDEIGRTQASVRLDLNLEKGRIREEANGQEMRIKETETRIEQEVAGLRERVEAVKFSTLQWLMGVCTGTAALILGAWRLFM; this is translated from the exons ATGGCGCCTCAGAAATCGGTGGCGGAGGTGCCCCGTTCCCTGATTCCCCGTCTGACTTGGAACGGCTCCTCGACTCGCACTACTTTTACCTCCCCCCAGACTACCGCCCTACCGGCGAAGCGCCAACAAAAGCAGTATATCGTACGGAGCTGGATTTCTGCTGGACGACAAGTGCATACCTCGACTTCCCCGTCCACTGCCTCTTCAACATTCCCCGCAACAGCCCGAGATCTAGGCACATCGATCGCAAGACGCTTCCCTTCCACAACCAAGCCGGCCGgccaaccagcagcaccccTGGGGAACCCCATCCGGCATAATGGTGTCTATGTCGCTGCATTCAACCCGGCTCGGAGAGCTTTTCATGCGTCCGCTCCGCGCCAGCGCGACCATCACTTTGATACATTGAAATTCGTCCAACGATTGAAAGATGAGGGGTTTAGCGAAGAGCAGGCTGTTGCTATGATGCGGGTCCTGAACGACGTCATTCAGGAGTCCATCCAGAACTTGACTCGGACAATGGTGCTTCGGGAAG ACACGGAACGATCGGCCTACACACAAAAAGTCGACTTTGCCAAACTCCGCTCCGAGCTCCTCAACGCAGATTCTACCGAAGCGCAATTGACTCGCTCGTCGCACGAAAAGATCGCCGCAGACCTCGCCAAACTCAACTCTCGTCTACGCGACGAGATCGGTCGCACGCAGGCATCAGTGCGACTGGATCTAAATCTGGAGAAGGGTCGTATCCGGGAAGAAGCCAATGGCCAAGAAATGCGTATAAAGGAGACGGAAACGAGGATTGAGCAGGAGGTGGCTGGGTTGAGAGAGCGTGTAGAGGCTGTCAAGTTCTCCACGCTACAATGGCTCAT ggGTGTATGCACTGGTACCGCTGCTCTGATTCTTGGTGCCTGGCGTCTCTTCATGTGA
- a CDS encoding uncharacterized protein (COG:S;~EggNog:ENOG410PKK1;~InterPro:IPR021102;~PFAM:PF12222;~SECRETED:SignalP(1-21)), which produces MLVSFGVAFYLVSLLFSPARALLEVFEVYQPVPTGHGSVGCNEEVLLMDHVFGYSYGEPYVGIYEPPNCTFDTVRINFTVTSKGRQYDRLALMYLGDTEVFRTSTAEPTTDGIIWTYIKDMSQFNVLWKEKQKLIFDLGNIITDVYTGSFNTTLTAYFSYEGNVRTPDVILPISARKSAQNASSDFDLPSDNATVQYQIPQAASRAVVSISACGQSEEEFWWSNVLSADEYTFDNTIGELYGYSPFREVQLYIDGILAGVDWPFPIIFTGGVAPGFWRPIVGIDAFDLRQPEIDITPFLPLLKDNKSHSFEIRVTGLSVADDGTVTFANTVNSYWVVTGTIFLYLDSSSSSSSSSSSSSSSSSSSSSSSSSSSSSSSSSESHSTTTGQAPEIYAPAPTLTVTRDLTQSPNGTNETLSYSVTAERTFTVKSSEYSWSQNLSYSNYGYLNQQGLSQKNNQQTSGTNTITQLTGNNKSTNEVTFQYPLICNTTYGLEDGLSISAWIRRGLDISSTGGDGELGVSTYTFTSGPLDLHTEQYGTAYYFEPEDDESSVSSGETVDVWVSNAGGVEYSRNVRAVNGTVVSDTES; this is translated from the exons ATGCTGGTCTCTTTCGGTGTCGCATTCTACCTAGTATCTCTACTGTTTTCTCCAGCGCGGGCTCTTCTAGAGGTTTTCGAGGTATACCAGCCCGTCCCCACAGGTCATGGCAGCGTTGGGTGCAATGAGGAAGTCCTCCTGATGGACCATGTCTTCGGCTATAGCTATGGGGAACCATACGTCG GGATCTACGAACCACCAAATTGTACCTTTGACACCGTTCGCATCAACTTCACTGTCACCTCCAAGGGCAGACAGTATGATCGTCTGGCGCTCATGTACTTAGGGGACACAGAGGTGTTCCGAACATCAACTGCTGAACCAACGACCGACGGCATCATCTGGACCTATATCAAAGACATGTCTCAGTTCAACGTACtgtggaaagaaaaacagaaATTGATCTTCGATCTTGGCAACATCATTACTGATGTCTACACCGGCTCTTTCAACACCACCCTAACAGCCTACTTCTCATACGAGGGCAACGTCAGGACCCCAGACGTTATCCTCCCAATATCTGCTCGCAAATCCGCCCAGAACGCATCAAGCGACTTTGATCTTCCATCCGACAACGCCACAGTGCAATACCAGATCCCCCAGGCAGCATCCCGTGCAGTGGTGTCCATTTCTGCCTGTGGCCAATCCGAGGAAGAATTCTGGTGGTCCAACGTCCTCTCTGCCGATGAGTATACCTTCGACAATACCATTGGCGAGCTATACGGGTACTCCCCATTCCGCGAAGTCCAGCTCTATATCGACGGCATCCTTGCCGGCGTGGACTGGCCattccccatcatcttcaccggCGGTGTCGCGCCAGGATTCTGGCGTCCTATCGTAGGAATCGACGCTTTCGACCTACGCCAACCCGAGATCGACATCacacccttcctccccttgctCAAGGACAATAAGTCCCACTCGTTCGAGATCAGAGTTACAGGCCTGAGCGTTGCCGACGACGGAACAGTGACATTCGCCAACACAGTCAACTCCTACTGGGTAGTCACCGGGACTATCTTCCTCTACTTggactcctcctcctcctcctcctcctcctcctcctcctcctcctcctcctcctcctcctcctcctcctcctcctcctcctcctcctcctcctcctcctcctctgaATCACACAGCACAACCACCGGCCAAGCGCCGGAAATATATGCCCCGGCGCCCACCCTCACCGTCACACGGGATCTCACCCAGAGTCCAAACGGGACCAACGAAACACTATCATACTCCGTCACAGCCGAACGAACATTCACCGTAAAGTCCTCCGAATACTCATGGAGCCAAAACCTCTCCTACTCAAACTACGGATACCTAAACCAGCAAGGACTCAGCCAGAAAAACAACCAACAGACCTCCGGCACTAACACCATCACCCAGCTTACTGGGAACAACAAATCGACAAATGAGGTCACCTTCCAATACCCTCTAATCTGTAACACAACATACGGCCTCGAAGATGGCCTTTCCATTAGTGCCTGGATCCGCAGAGGCCTGGATATCAGTTCGaccggtggtgatggggagcTCGGCGTCTCGACGTATACGTTTACCTCGGGGCCATTGGATCTGCATACGGAACAATATGGAACGGCGTATTATTTCGaaccggaggatgatgagagttCCGTCTCGTCTGGTGAAACGGTTGATGTCTGGGTAAGTAATGCTGGGGGAGTTGAGTATTCGAGGAATGTTCGTGCGGTGAATGGGACGGTTGTTTCGGATACTGAGAGCTAG
- a CDS encoding putative FAD monooxygenase (COG:C,H;~EggNog:ENOG410PGID;~InterPro:IPR036188,IPR002938,IPR036249,IPR038220, IPR012941;~PFAM:PF07976,PF01494;~TransMembrane:1 (i12-32o);~go_function: GO:0071949 - FAD binding [Evidence IEA]), translated as MAPSQQEKYDIVIVGAGPVGIVLSLCMSRWGYKVKHIDNRPVPTATGRADGIQPRSTEILRNLGLKRQIMAFKPAKVYDVAFWDPLPGGQGIHRTGSWPSCPRFIDTRYPFTTLVHQGKIERVFLDEIEKAGTTVERPWTIVGFKNDGLDETYPVEVQLKSIDTNVIETVRTKYLFSGEGARSFIRQQLGIQIQYKDPISYVWGVMDGVVRTNFPDIETKCTIHSDAGSIMVIPREDNMVRLYVQIASSDDPDFDPRKTATSEDVQATARKILQPYWVEWDRVEWYSVYPIGQGISEKYTLDERVFMGGDACHTHSPKAGQGMNTAFHDALNMAWKLHAVESGLAKRSILSTYETERKDIAETLLSFDNKYAALFSKRRPTAGEVGEASHTTAAAGGEEDEFVKTFKSSCEFTSGYGVAYKPNVFTWDASHPAQSPLFDVPGVRLTPGRAFTPTTVTRLADSNHVHLEQEIPANGAFRIFIFAGKQDKTSKAITDLAANLEKERSFLSVYRRSDIADVSFFENHLPHSKLFSICLIYAGEKNQIDVDSIPKILRDYHHHLYADNIPDVRVPQATYAAHEKLGFDVEKGGVVVTRPDSHVACTVQLSEGSGTVDALNAFFGSFSTKPLGQDSQHSRL; from the exons ATGGCCCCTTCACAACAAGAGAAGTATGACATTGTCATCGTGGGCGCTGGCCCGGTTGGCATTGTCTTGTCGCTTTGCATGTCCCGCTGGGGCTACAAGGTGAAGCACATTGACAACCGCCCGGTGCCCACCGCCACCGGCCGCGCCGATGGTATTCAGCCTCGTTCGACGGAAATCCTTCGCAACCTGGGCCTGAAGCGCCAAATCATGGCCTTCAAGCCCGCTAAGGTGTACGATGTTGCTTTCTGGGATCCTCTCCCGGGTGGACAAGGTATCCACCGAACTGGCAGTTGGCCCAGCTGCCCCCGCTTTATCGACACAAGATACCCCTTCACTACCCTGGTCCACCAGGGTAAGATTGAGCGCGTCTTCTTGGATGAAATCGAGAAGGCCGGTACCACTGTCGAGAGGCCGTGGACCATCGTCGGTTTCAAGAATGATGGTCTGGATGAGACCTACCCCGTCGAAGTCCAGCTCAAGAGCATTGACACCAACGTGATCGAGACTGTTCGCACCAAGTATCTGTTCAGCGGTGAAGGTGCTCGCAGTTTCATCAGACAGCAGCTTGGTATTCAGATCCAGTACAAGGATCCCATTTCTTATGTTTGGGGTGTCATGGACGGTGTCGTGAGGACCAACTTCCCTGACATCGAG ACCAAGTGCACTATCCACTCTGATGCCGGTTCTATCATGGTTATTCCCCGCGAGGACAACATGGTCCGTCTGTATGTCCAGATCGCTTCGTCGGACGACCCCGACTTCGACCCTAGAAAGACAGCAACCTCCGAGGATGTCCAGGCCACCGCTCGGAAGATTCTTCAGCCGTACTGGGTGGAATGGGATCGCGTCGAGTGGTACTCCGTCTACCCGATCGGTCAGGGTATCTCTGAGAAGTACACTCTCGATGAGCGCGTGTTCATGGGTGGTGATGCTTGCCACACTCACAGT CCCAAGGCTGGTCAGGGAATGAACACTGCTTTCCACGATGCTCTGAACATGGCCTGGAAGCTCCACGCCGTTGAGTCTGGTTTGGCTAAGCGCTCCATCCTCAGCACCTACGAGACTGAGCGCAAGGATATCGCCGAGACTCTACTGAGCTTCGACAACAAATACGCCGCCTTGTTCTCCAAGCGTCGCCCTACCGCCGGCGAGGTCGGCGAGGCCAGCCACACTACTGCTGCGGctggcggagaggaagacgaattcGTCAAGACCTTCAAGTCCTCTTGTGAATTCACCAGTGGCTACGGTGTTGCCTACAAGCCGAATGTGTTCACCTGGGACGCTAGCCACCCTGCTCAATCCCCGCTGTTCGACGTCCCCGGTGTCCGCCTGACCCCTGGTCGCGCGTTCACAcccaccaccgtcacccgCTTGGCAGACTCCAACCACGTGCACCTGGAACAGGAGATTCCTGCCAACGGTGCGTTCcggatcttcatcttcgccggTAAGCAGGACAAGACCAGCAAGGCGATCACCGATCTCGCTGCCAACCTCGAGAAGGAACGCTCGTTCCTTTCCGTGTACCGCCGCTCCGACATTGCCGACGTGTCGTTCTTCGAAAACCACCTGCCTCACTCCAAGCTGTTCTCCATCTGCCTGATCTACGCTGGCGAGAAGAACCAGATCGACGTGGACTCCATCCCCAAGATCCTCCGcgactaccaccaccacctctacGCCGACAACATCCCCGACGTGCGCGTCCCCCAGGCCACGTACGCCGCTCACGAGAAGCTGGGCTTCGACGTGGAGaagggtggtgttgttgtcacTCGCCCGGACAGCCACGTCGCCTGTACCGTGCAGCTGTCTGAGGGCAGCGGCACCGTGGACGCCCTCAATGCCTTCTTCGGCTCGTTTTCGACGAAGCCTCTAGGTCAGGACTCCCAGCACAGCCGTCTGTGA